A genomic window from Myxococcales bacterium includes:
- a CDS encoding DUF1178 family protein, with product MYAIDISCSNGHIFESWFQSRASFEEQREAALISCPHCGDTNIEQKIAPVRIGKHSNTGKQPETPKKPGPSGLAQIMAQIEKNFEDVGARFSEEAIKIHLGESKRRNIRGTATPEEAAELESEGIDIFKIPELQ from the coding sequence ATGTACGCAATAGATATATCCTGTTCAAACGGTCACATCTTCGAATCGTGGTTTCAGAGCCGCGCTTCCTTCGAAGAGCAACGCGAAGCGGCGCTGATATCATGCCCGCACTGCGGCGATACCAATATAGAACAGAAAATAGCGCCTGTCAGAATCGGCAAACACAGCAACACCGGCAAACAGCCTGAAACTCCCAAAAAACCAGGTCCTTCCGGACTTGCACAGATCATGGCCCAGATCGAAAAAAACTTCGAAGATGTGGGAGCAAGATTTTCCGAAGAAGCGATAAAAATCCACTTGGGCGAGAGCAAGAGAAGAAACATACGCGGAACCGCCACCCCTGAAGAGGCCGCAGAACTCGAATCAGAGGGAATCGATATCTTCAAAATTCCGGAATTGCAGTAG
- a CDS encoding phosphatidylglycerophosphatase A, whose translation MEKFCKFIATGCFSGYLMWAPGTWGSGVGVLVFILASRLGWACYVLFLAIIIALAIWSADRFAAISKEEDPKCVVIDEIAGYLVTMAFHAPTAAAIITGFILFRFFDIVKLFPASWFEKKLPGGLGIVMDDVMAGIYANAALFFIAWALSFAGMTI comes from the coding sequence ATGGAAAAATTCTGCAAGTTCATAGCCACCGGTTGTTTCAGCGGATACCTCATGTGGGCGCCGGGGACATGGGGAAGCGGCGTCGGTGTGCTTGTATTCATCCTCGCCTCCAGGCTTGGCTGGGCCTGTTACGTGCTGTTTCTAGCCATAATAATCGCACTGGCGATATGGTCTGCGGACAGATTTGCGGCCATTTCCAAAGAAGAGGATCCGAAGTGCGTCGTCATAGATGAAATTGCAGGTTACCTCGTGACGATGGCCTTTCATGCGCCGACCGCCGCTGCGATTATAACCGGCTTCATACTTTTCAGGTTCTTCGATATTGTAAAACTGTTTCCGGCCTCATGGTTTGAAAAAAAACTTCCCGGCGGTTTGGGGATAGTCATGGATGATGTCATGGCTGGCATCTATGCCAATGCTGCGCTGTTTTTTATAGCATGGGCCTTGTCGTTTGCGGGGATGACGATCTAA
- a CDS encoding competence/damage-inducible protein A, producing the protein MRIEIITTGDEVMHGTILDTNARWISERCVVFGHDIIRRSSVKDDIGDIAALLKETVGRADAVIVTGGLGPTSDDLTVEAAASAFGLELVLDEDLLSVMKDFFRRIGREFSSSNEKQALIPEGGEILSNSVGTAPGVHLHARSTDFFFLPGVPQELYAMFDDSVAPWLASRCDCSRGEIILRCFGMPEAQIDEKLRGMELFGARLSFRVSFPEILLKLVAIGKNEDELKNILDRSSSSLKGRLGDVIYAEGDSSLYSVVGRMLSERGFTISTAESCTGGLIASSITDVAGSSDYFERGFVVYSNEAKIELLGVSEDILRLHGAVSPQTAIAMAEGARRLSASDYAVAVTGIAGPGGGTPEKPVGLVYIAISAVEGTRAFKYNFNRDRLSFKSIAAATAIDLVRQHLVGKLSLTGELK; encoded by the coding sequence TTGAGAATCGAAATAATTACAACAGGTGATGAGGTTATGCATGGGACGATACTCGATACCAACGCGCGCTGGATCTCCGAGCGCTGCGTCGTTTTTGGACACGATATTATAAGAAGGTCCTCCGTAAAAGACGACATCGGTGATATAGCCGCCCTTCTTAAAGAGACTGTCGGGCGAGCCGACGCGGTCATAGTCACGGGCGGGCTCGGACCTACTTCCGATGATCTCACCGTAGAAGCCGCAGCGTCGGCGTTTGGCCTTGAACTAGTTTTGGACGAGGATCTTCTTTCCGTGATGAAGGATTTTTTCAGGCGCATAGGCCGCGAGTTTTCATCCAGCAACGAAAAACAGGCACTCATTCCGGAGGGGGGCGAGATACTCTCAAATAGCGTTGGAACCGCTCCCGGAGTGCATCTTCATGCAAGGTCGACAGACTTCTTTTTTCTCCCCGGTGTTCCTCAAGAGCTTTACGCTATGTTCGATGATAGCGTAGCTCCGTGGCTCGCATCGCGCTGTGATTGCTCTCGGGGCGAGATAATCCTTCGCTGTTTCGGCATGCCGGAAGCGCAGATCGATGAGAAACTTCGTGGTATGGAGCTCTTTGGCGCGCGACTCAGCTTTCGCGTGAGTTTTCCGGAGATACTTCTAAAACTGGTAGCCATCGGCAAAAATGAAGATGAGCTCAAAAATATTCTCGATAGATCCTCCTCATCTCTGAAGGGGAGGCTTGGCGATGTGATATATGCTGAAGGGGATTCCTCCCTCTATTCGGTCGTGGGCAGGATGCTTTCCGAGAGAGGGTTTACCATTTCAACCGCCGAGTCATGCACGGGAGGATTGATCGCAAGTTCAATCACGGATGTTGCCGGTTCGAGCGACTATTTTGAAAGGGGTTTTGTGGTCTACAGCAATGAAGCGAAGATCGAGCTTTTGGGAGTAAGCGAGGATATCCTTCGCCTCCACGGGGCTGTATCTCCGCAGACCGCTATTGCGATGGCCGAAGGGGCCAGGCGTCTCTCTGCATCGGATTATGCGGTGGCGGTCACGGGAATAGCGGGGCCCGGTGGAGGTACCCCGGAAAAGCCTGTAGGGCTGGTTTATATCGCAATTTCAGCCGTCGAAGGGACTAGGGCCTTTAAATACAATTTCAACAGGGACAGGCTTTCGTTCAAGAGCATAGCAGCGGCTACGGCTATAGACTTGGTGAGGCAGCACCTCGTCGGAAAATTAAGTTTGACTGGTGAGTTGAAATAA
- the thpR gene encoding RNA 2',3'-cyclic phosphodiesterase: protein MKIRSFLAFDISDEMRGELSSLITFFSGKISGIKWMKPELLHGTLRFFGDVEENILFGDVSRVVEYELRHQSPLRLSGHGVGVFPNWRYPSIIWAGLQGDTEPMIGLYSRLEEAFRDFGFKEDKRAFRMHLTLGRAKGNFGGAKDFIRVLEKMSDAEFGETVVDSLTLYKSELTRNGPIYTVIRKFAFGPKR, encoded by the coding sequence ATGAAGATACGGTCATTTCTTGCATTTGATATTTCCGATGAGATGAGAGGGGAACTCTCTTCGCTTATCACTTTTTTTTCAGGGAAAATTTCGGGGATTAAATGGATGAAGCCTGAGCTTCTCCATGGAACTCTGAGGTTCTTCGGCGATGTAGAGGAAAATATTTTATTCGGCGATGTCTCAAGGGTTGTTGAATACGAACTCAGGCACCAGTCCCCTTTGAGGCTTTCAGGGCATGGCGTGGGGGTATTCCCGAACTGGCGTTATCCAAGCATCATATGGGCTGGACTTCAGGGGGATACCGAACCCATGATCGGTCTATACTCACGCCTGGAAGAGGCCTTTCGCGACTTCGGCTTCAAAGAGGATAAGAGAGCATTTCGAATGCATCTGACTCTAGGCAGGGCGAAGGGGAACTTTGGCGGTGCAAAGGATTTTATCAGGGTGCTCGAGAAGATGTCCGATGCAGAGTTCGGTGAGACCGTGGTCGATTCCCTTACTCTGTATAAAAGCGAGTTGACCAGGAATGGGCCGATATACACGGTCATCAGAAAGTTTGCCTTCGGGCCGAAGAGATGA
- the recA gene encoding recombinase RecA — protein MSNEVQMPDNREKAIGLAVASIEKQFGKGAIMRLGKDEPLVTGLDAISTGSISLDIALGIGGLPRGRVVEIFGPESSGKTTLALQVVAHAQAQGNVAAYIDAEHALDVEYARKLGVRTEDLLISQPDSGEQALEIADTLVRSGAIGVLVVDSVAALVPRAELEGEMGDAQMGAQARLMSQALRKLTSTISKSKTMVVFINQIRMKIGVMFGNPETTTGGNALKFYSSVRLDIRRISPIKQAEEIVGSRTRVKVVKNKVAPPFRQAEFDILYGQGVSREGDVLDLAADMGLIEKSGAWYTCGEDRIGQGRENARQYLKENPKLLQRLEKAILEKHGIVRHVKAGTGAVSAEKTPTAAKGKEGNK, from the coding sequence ATGAGCAACGAAGTGCAGATGCCTGACAACAGGGAAAAAGCCATAGGTCTTGCGGTGGCCAGCATAGAGAAGCAGTTCGGAAAGGGGGCGATCATGCGCCTCGGCAAAGATGAGCCTCTTGTTACCGGTCTCGATGCTATATCTACCGGTTCCATTTCGCTCGACATAGCCTTGGGCATAGGCGGTTTGCCGCGCGGCAGGGTGGTGGAGATATTCGGGCCGGAATCCTCCGGCAAAACTACGCTTGCCTTGCAGGTTGTAGCGCACGCCCAGGCGCAGGGGAACGTTGCTGCATACATAGACGCAGAACATGCCCTCGATGTGGAATATGCAAGGAAGTTAGGTGTGAGGACCGAAGATCTCCTCATCAGTCAGCCTGACAGCGGGGAACAGGCTTTAGAAATCGCGGATACGCTCGTTCGCTCCGGCGCAATTGGCGTGCTCGTTGTCGATTCGGTTGCAGCCCTTGTTCCCAGGGCCGAGCTGGAAGGGGAGATGGGCGATGCACAGATGGGCGCGCAGGCAAGGCTCATGAGCCAGGCCCTCCGTAAACTCACCTCCACGATATCGAAGTCCAAGACGATGGTCGTTTTCATCAACCAGATTAGGATGAAGATCGGCGTCATGTTCGGGAATCCTGAAACGACCACCGGTGGAAATGCGTTGAAGTTCTATTCCTCGGTTCGTCTCGACATCAGAAGAATTTCCCCCATTAAACAGGCCGAAGAGATCGTCGGTTCGAGGACTCGCGTAAAGGTAGTGAAAAATAAGGTCGCCCCGCCGTTCAGACAGGCGGAATTCGATATACTCTATGGGCAGGGGGTTTCGCGTGAGGGGGATGTTCTCGATCTGGCCGCCGACATGGGGCTGATAGAAAAAAGTGGTGCGTGGTACACATGCGGCGAAGATCGGATAGGGCAGGGGCGTGAAAACGCGAGGCAGTACCTGAAGGAAAACCCGAAGCTGCTCCAAAGATTGGAGAAGGCGATACTTGAAAAGCACGGGATAGTCAGGCATGTGAAGGCGGGTACCGGGGCGGTCTCAGCTGAAAAAACGCCGACCGCTGCGAAGGGCAAGGAAGGGAATAAATAG